A window of the Polaribacter batillariae genome harbors these coding sequences:
- a CDS encoding endonuclease/exonuclease/phosphatase family protein has protein sequence MFLSILSKKQSKKITTIAFYNVENLFDTIDNPNTLDDDYTTNGKYKWTNKRYRIKIKKLGSVISQLGLNRSKFPPAIVGLVEVENAKVVNDLVNSTNLEKHHYGFVHHESPDERGIDVALLYNKHAFELLGSETFVLEIENEPGVRDYTRDVLKVTGNLHGELVYILVNHWPSRRDGAEITEYKRIKAAELNRSIIASIREQSFDAKIIIMGDFNDDPTSISLQTLASNDFLNPMKNLLNPKKTGSTTYNKKWNLFDQILFSKNFLEKKKGKLYFKHAEVFNKKWLKVFKGKLKGSPFRTYIGPWYQGGFSDHFPVYAFLKKED, from the coding sequence ATGTTTCTATCTATTTTATCTAAAAAACAAAGCAAAAAAATTACTACCATCGCATTTTATAATGTCGAAAATTTGTTCGATACGATAGATAACCCCAATACTTTAGACGACGATTACACAACAAATGGAAAATACAAATGGACCAATAAACGCTACAGAATAAAAATAAAAAAATTAGGCTCTGTAATTTCTCAATTAGGGCTAAATCGCTCTAAATTTCCCCCAGCAATTGTTGGTTTGGTAGAGGTAGAAAATGCAAAAGTGGTAAATGATTTGGTAAATTCTACCAACTTAGAAAAACATCATTATGGTTTTGTACATCACGAATCTCCAGACGAACGTGGTATCGATGTTGCGCTTTTATACAACAAACATGCTTTTGAGCTTTTGGGTTCCGAAACCTTTGTTTTAGAAATAGAAAACGAACCTGGTGTTAGAGATTACACAAGAGATGTTTTAAAAGTTACTGGAAATTTGCATGGCGAATTGGTTTATATTTTAGTAAATCATTGGCCTTCTAGAAGAGATGGTGCAGAAATTACCGAATATAAAAGAATAAAAGCAGCCGAACTTAATAGAAGCATTATTGCTAGCATTAGAGAACAAAGTTTTGACGCTAAAATTATAATTATGGGCGATTTTAACGACGACCCAACCAGTATTAGCTTACAAACTTTGGCTTCTAACGATTTTTTAAATCCGATGAAAAATTTATTAAATCCTAAAAAAACAGGAAGCACCACTTATAATAAAAAGTGGAACTTATTCGACCAAATACTTTTCTCTAAAAACTTTTTAGAAAAGAAAAAAGGTAAATTGTATTTTAAACATGCCGAAGTTTTTAATAAAAAATGGCTAAAAGTATTTAAAGGAAAAT